A single genomic interval of Rhodopseudomonas palustris harbors:
- a CDS encoding flagellar biosynthetic protein FliO, whose protein sequence is MSSQPLMFFLAFLAVLALIGAAAWLVRRFAGNRLGTNASRGRMPRLAVIDAAAVDGRRRLVLVRRDNVEHLLMIGGPSDIVIEPNIVRATPARDPLPTRAGVEPRLTAPEPGQWEADTAAELPEPELPPLPTRPLRPALAEEPRRAPPPMPERRPADPFASLVPEPIARPEPPLQPLPRTEPPMPRVEAPIMRAEPPIMRADPPILRPEPPITRPEPPVLRPEPPVLRPEPPVLRPEPPRPEPRMEPAPRPRAEPAMPRPPRPEPKPAPGPLRTERPAPPPAPPAPPPTPAAPVAAALATADQNLAEMANRLEAALRRPPNAPAEPAPPVAPEPPARPNPPAPRAAEPATEEPTADTSPAAGKTGFESLEDEMAALLGRPKSPT, encoded by the coding sequence ATGTCATCGCAGCCATTGATGTTTTTTCTCGCATTTCTGGCCGTTCTGGCGCTGATCGGCGCCGCCGCCTGGCTGGTACGCCGCTTCGCCGGCAATCGGCTCGGCACCAATGCCAGCCGCGGCCGGATGCCGAGGCTCGCCGTGATCGACGCCGCCGCCGTCGATGGCCGCCGCCGTCTGGTTCTGGTCCGGCGCGACAATGTCGAGCATCTGCTGATGATCGGCGGGCCGAGCGACATCGTGATCGAGCCCAACATCGTCCGCGCCACCCCGGCGCGCGATCCGCTGCCGACCCGCGCGGGCGTCGAGCCGCGCCTGACTGCGCCGGAGCCCGGCCAGTGGGAGGCCGATACCGCCGCCGAACTGCCGGAGCCGGAACTGCCGCCGCTGCCGACGCGACCGTTGCGCCCGGCGTTGGCAGAGGAGCCGCGTCGCGCGCCGCCCCCAATGCCGGAGCGCCGTCCGGCCGATCCGTTCGCCAGCCTGGTGCCTGAACCAATCGCCCGCCCCGAACCGCCGCTGCAGCCCCTGCCGCGTACCGAGCCGCCGATGCCGCGCGTCGAAGCACCAATCATGCGGGCTGAACCTCCGATCATGCGGGCGGACCCGCCGATCCTGCGGCCCGAGCCGCCGATCACGCGCCCTGAGCCCCCGGTATTGCGCCCCGAACCTCCCGTTCTGCGCCCGGAACCGCCGGTGCTGCGTCCAGAGCCGCCGCGCCCCGAGCCTCGAATGGAGCCGGCACCCCGTCCGCGCGCCGAGCCAGCAATGCCGCGCCCGCCGCGTCCCGAACCGAAGCCCGCCCCCGGCCCACTACGCACAGAGCGCCCGGCGCCGCCGCCCGCCCCCCCAGCCCCGCCGCCCACTCCCGCTGCGCCCGTCGCCGCAGCGCTTGCCACCGCGGACCAAAATCTCGCCGAGATGGCCAACCGCCTGGAAGCCGCGCTGCGCCGGCCGCCCAATGCGCCCGCAGAGCCCGCTCCGCCGGTCGCGCCGGAACCGCCAGCACGTCCCAATCCGCCGGCACCGCGCGCCGCCGAGCCTGCCACGGAAGAGCCGACCGCGGACACGTCTCCGGCCGCCGGCAAGACCGGGTTCGAGAGCCTCGAAGACGAAATGGCCGCGCTGCTCGGCCGCCCGAAGTCGCCTACGTGA
- the fliP gene encoding flagellar type III secretion system pore protein FliP (The bacterial flagellar biogenesis protein FliP forms a type III secretion system (T3SS)-type pore required for flagellar assembly.) translates to MSASTGPRRVFISSSVLIIAVLAMIAPAQAQDISINLGGNSPGVTERAIQLIALLTVLSIAPSILVMMTSFTRIVVVLSLLRTALGTATAPPNAVIIALALFLTAFVMGPTLQKSYDEGIKPLIANEIGVDDAMVRASGPLRIFMQKNVREKDLKLFLDLSGEPPPATPEDLSLRILMPAFLISELKRAFEIGFLLFLPFLIIDLVVASILMSMGMMMLPPVVVSLPFKLIFFVLVDGWSLVAGSLVQSYTGGG, encoded by the coding sequence GTGAGCGCCTCGACCGGCCCGCGTAGAGTTTTCATCAGTTCATCGGTTCTGATCATCGCGGTTCTCGCGATGATCGCGCCTGCGCAGGCCCAAGACATCAGCATCAATCTCGGCGGCAATAGCCCCGGCGTCACCGAGCGCGCGATCCAGCTGATCGCGCTGCTGACGGTGCTGTCGATCGCGCCGTCGATCCTGGTGATGATGACATCGTTCACCCGCATCGTCGTGGTGCTGTCGCTGCTGCGCACCGCGCTCGGCACCGCGACCGCACCGCCGAATGCGGTGATCATTGCGCTGGCGCTGTTCCTCACCGCGTTCGTGATGGGACCGACGCTGCAAAAATCTTATGACGAGGGCATCAAGCCGCTGATCGCCAACGAGATCGGCGTCGACGACGCGATGGTGCGGGCGTCCGGACCGCTGCGGATCTTCATGCAGAAGAACGTCCGCGAGAAGGATCTCAAGCTGTTCCTCGATCTGTCGGGCGAACCGCCGCCGGCGACGCCCGAAGATCTCTCGCTGCGCATCTTGATGCCGGCGTTCCTGATCTCGGAGCTGAAGCGCGCCTTCGAGATCGGCTTCCTGCTGTTCCTGCCCTTCCTGATCATCGACCTGGTCGTCGCATCGATCCTGATGTCGATGGGCATGATGATGTTGCCGCCCGTCGTGGTGTCGCTGCCGTTCAAGCTGATCTTCTTCGTCCTTGTCGACGGCTGGTCTCTGGTCGCCGGCAGCTTGGTGCAAAGCTACACCGGCGGCGGATAG